A DNA window from Chryseobacterium sp. MEBOG06 contains the following coding sequences:
- a CDS encoding AraC family transcriptional regulator encodes MKKTIPSHHNQLENSAVRLMALSVLHEKQTEIHRDDHYMFILQKKGDFVLEVDFKTIRLKGPSVCFVAPGQIHQYIDQKDNDGWFLFVEAAAVSESYREFMDMHQWFHQSVSIDESDLIFDLPVLIEKTEKDATLHHLSIERSLADAAVGIIISRISETSLSVFQHSGQKYSITRQFKKLIADHFRNTKQVQQYAKLLHITPLYLNEAVKDVTGYPASTWIQQKIVWEARRLLVYTTMDVKQIAFELGYDDHVYFSRFFKKETGITALQFRSENHDLSHHHH; translated from the coding sequence ATGAAAAAAACAATTCCTTCCCATCATAATCAGCTGGAAAATTCGGCAGTCAGACTGATGGCTTTGTCTGTTCTTCATGAAAAGCAGACAGAGATTCACCGGGATGATCATTATATGTTTATTCTTCAGAAGAAAGGAGACTTTGTGCTGGAGGTAGATTTTAAAACCATAAGGCTGAAAGGCCCTTCTGTATGCTTTGTGGCACCGGGACAGATTCATCAGTATATTGATCAGAAAGATAATGACGGCTGGTTTCTATTTGTAGAAGCTGCTGCTGTTTCCGAATCTTACCGGGAATTTATGGATATGCATCAATGGTTTCACCAGTCTGTTTCTATTGATGAGAGTGACCTGATTTTCGACCTTCCTGTTCTGATTGAAAAGACAGAAAAAGATGCAACGCTACATCATCTATCCATAGAGCGGTCATTGGCAGACGCTGCTGTTGGAATCATCATTTCAAGAATTTCTGAGACGTCACTATCCGTTTTTCAGCACAGCGGACAGAAGTATTCGATTACAAGACAGTTCAAGAAACTTATTGCAGATCATTTCAGAAATACCAAACAGGTACAGCAATATGCAAAGCTTCTCCACATTACCCCTCTTTACCTGAATGAAGCAGTGAAAGACGTCACGGGATATCCGGCCAGCACCTGGATACAACAGAAAATAGTATGGGAAGCCCGCCGTCTACTGGTGTACACTACCATGGATGTGAAGCAGATTGCCTTTGAACTGGGCTATGATGATCATGTCTATTTTTCAAGATTCTTCAAAAAGGAAACAGGAATAACGGCCTTACAGTTCAGATCAGAAAACCATGATTTGTCCCATCATCACCATTAA
- a CDS encoding HIT family protein has translation MKDFTEIAEEKIIYRGEYFFIIEDGFPVAPGHLMIISNVVKTDFFALSTEEKSDLPAMIEKAKDIILSQYQPDAFNIGMNCGADAGQTVFHFHCHVIPRYKGDMDNPRGGVRHVIPGKGSY, from the coding sequence ATGAAAGATTTTACTGAGATTGCAGAGGAGAAAATAATTTACAGAGGAGAATATTTCTTTATCATTGAAGATGGTTTTCCTGTAGCTCCCGGACATTTAATGATTATTTCCAATGTGGTGAAAACTGATTTCTTTGCGTTGAGTACGGAAGAAAAAAGTGATCTTCCTGCTATGATTGAAAAAGCTAAAGACATTATTTTATCCCAATATCAACCGGATGCATTTAATATTGGAATGAACTGTGGTGCAGATGCGGGACAAACCGTATTTCACTTTCACTGTCACGTGATCCCAAGATACAAAGGGGATATGGATAACCCTCGGGGAGGGGTAAGACATGTAATTCCCGGAAAAGGAAGTTACTAA
- a CDS encoding McrC family protein → MGILISEHKSFLIKRINAGESFTDIKDKLLHLQDDSFQLFTTLQSKKFNHQSFSFSVLKEKNQCEIKADYYVGVDWLGNTGRTIYVEPKLNSGLSEYFNNCLNSDEDSAEIPERFETKEAVNTYEVNYLSILLEVMALPQTANYSKDVIQIDWNAKYIEIDQKNDRLTPFLIIQFLQHLKTIVRKGLKKAYYKTQENLNSKIKGKVLIGQHIKKNVFKNRLTSTFCEFQVFGEDHLENRFLKKVLEFATSYIENNPLLFSSNIKSIKHILSYCRPAFEHISADVDEHQLKHIKKNPFFNEYGEALRIGQFILKRFSYTITKTTQKKIETPPFWIDMPRLFELYFYYQLLKANPEDAHHIHYQFSTYGNSLDILISKPGYEMVIDTKYKLKYTKSHIHQDIRQVSGYSRLKKVINEIKSKNKDWKEDKILDCLIIYPHLHQPDEDHSNHPSSLLDNFSIENIKNQFDNIENQITAYQQVFKLGINLPIL, encoded by the coding sequence ATGGGAATATTAATTTCAGAGCATAAAAGTTTCCTAATCAAAAGAATAAATGCTGGAGAATCTTTTACTGATATAAAAGATAAACTTCTTCATCTTCAGGATGATTCTTTTCAACTTTTTACAACACTACAGAGTAAAAAGTTTAATCATCAATCGTTTTCTTTTTCAGTACTGAAAGAGAAAAATCAATGTGAGATTAAAGCAGATTATTATGTTGGAGTCGACTGGCTTGGAAATACAGGGAGAACAATTTATGTAGAACCTAAATTGAATTCAGGTTTATCTGAATATTTCAATAACTGTTTAAATAGTGATGAAGATTCCGCCGAAATCCCTGAACGATTTGAGACTAAAGAAGCCGTTAACACTTATGAAGTAAACTACTTAAGTATCCTTTTGGAGGTTATGGCACTCCCACAGACTGCTAACTATTCAAAAGATGTCATTCAAATAGATTGGAATGCAAAGTATATTGAAATAGATCAAAAAAATGATCGTTTAACTCCCTTTCTTATCATACAGTTTTTACAGCATTTGAAAACAATTGTAAGAAAGGGTCTGAAAAAGGCATATTATAAAACTCAAGAAAACCTTAACAGTAAAATTAAAGGTAAGGTATTAATAGGTCAGCATATTAAGAAAAATGTTTTTAAAAATAGACTCACCTCTACTTTCTGTGAGTTTCAGGTATTTGGTGAAGATCATTTGGAAAACAGATTTCTAAAGAAAGTATTGGAGTTTGCAACCAGCTACATTGAAAATAATCCTTTATTATTTTCTTCCAATATAAAATCTATTAAACATATTTTAAGTTATTGCAGACCAGCTTTTGAACATATCAGTGCTGATGTTGATGAACACCAATTGAAACACATTAAAAAAAATCCTTTTTTCAATGAATATGGTGAGGCTTTACGAATAGGGCAATTTATTCTGAAACGGTTTTCATATACCATTACGAAAACAACTCAGAAAAAAATAGAAACGCCTCCTTTCTGGATCGATATGCCTAGACTGTTTGAGCTTTATTTTTACTACCAATTGCTCAAAGCCAATCCAGAAGACGCTCATCACATTCATTATCAATTCAGTACTTACGGAAATTCATTAGATATTTTAATAAGTAAGCCTGGTTATGAGATGGTAATTGATACAAAATATAAGTTGAAATATACCAAAAGTCATATCCATCAGGATATTCGCCAAGTTTCAGGATACTCCCGTCTAAAGAAGGTTATTAATGAAATAAAGAGCAAGAATAAAGATTGGAAAGAAGATAAGATATTAGACTGCTTAATTATTTATCCTCATCTTCACCAACCCGATGAAGATCATTCTAATCATCCATCTTCATTATTAGATAATTTTTCAATTGAAAATATTAAAAACCAGTTTGATAATATTGAAAATCAAATCACGGCTTATCAACAAGTATTTAAACTGGGAATTAATTTACCCATACTTTAA
- a CDS encoding AAA family ATPase: MTTKEYLNSFNKSFEEIKAQYEDAFNETVETEKRVSWFSPLEEKLHLLQNPSVENIIIEVIRKIQSDDLFDANDTENLSLYIAKINSIVKVADRINNFKEGTVLSENKTLQLFKLFNAIKNCDTLEDLTLELNQNLRSFIPHLFSIIKHCQAPDQFPIYYKFWRNICQEVLNIKNDYTSICSFYQSFPLEDRSMLATSYFGTLAKIMILDLTSNTQINAKEVSSYLRKNVINLEGHLEMLDEADHIINSNSPIKYWLYAPGENAYKWDEFYKNGIMALGWDDLGDLNQYQTKKEINDKLVEVYGGNANKPHDSAANFDFKNTINIGDIIVVKRGRSVLLGYGEVKSEYSFDDEKDDYKHCRTIEWKGRGEWTIDEWLALKTLTQISENNYQSLLNKMSTNMIINYKDQYKSWLEKGNEKETGKAVSYIKAIDILSQKTNQEIFENNNIEDLLSLYKDTIAEQKKPEGKYYHPEAPSYGLNGYYSAAIGEYVKFHQSLQIKKEESQHLNLLEYKKQIILQGPPGTGKTRQAKELATQLLKLKNVKELKDHPQFKLIQFHPSYTYEDFVRGIVAKPDEEGNGIIYEAENKVLGDFIKKACDHTQQTGIVSNSIWMEEMFEDFKNSIEEELIANDYKIKLTNKLYLTHVGESSFHISSDGWKGDRLKFSEIKKLYNYQITSRDQTKQHDDLAKSVYHRTAYYFPIVEKLRAFLKDKPAPTPANNEPSSDSTENYVLVIDEINRANLSSVLGELIYALEYRGKAVESVYEVDGKRDLILPPNLYIIGTMNTADRSVGHIDYAIRRRFAFVNILPKDLNGDHSIHFNSPDFEKVSQLFTTKNVSSEFEINDVQLGHSYFIAPKEDPENHQKRDEIFRMKMNYEVVPILLEYVKDGVLVGTHENQNIKDYINTLKLSN, from the coding sequence AGGTCATCCGAAAAATACAATCTGATGATTTATTTGATGCTAATGATACAGAGAACTTGTCACTTTATATTGCTAAGATTAATTCAATTGTAAAAGTTGCAGATCGTATTAATAATTTTAAAGAAGGAACTGTACTTTCCGAGAACAAAACTTTACAATTATTTAAATTGTTCAATGCCATTAAAAATTGCGATACTTTAGAAGACCTTACTCTAGAATTGAATCAAAATTTAAGATCTTTTATACCTCATCTTTTTTCGATTATAAAGCATTGCCAAGCGCCTGATCAATTCCCTATTTATTACAAATTTTGGAGAAATATTTGCCAAGAGGTACTCAATATAAAAAATGATTATACTTCTATCTGCTCATTCTACCAGAGTTTTCCTCTTGAAGATAGAAGCATGCTAGCCACCAGCTATTTTGGAACTCTAGCCAAAATCATGATATTGGATCTTACAAGTAATACCCAGATAAATGCCAAAGAGGTCTCAAGCTATCTCCGGAAAAATGTAATAAACCTAGAAGGTCACCTTGAAATGCTAGATGAGGCAGACCATATCATTAATTCTAATAGTCCCATCAAGTACTGGCTATATGCGCCAGGAGAGAATGCATACAAATGGGACGAATTTTATAAAAATGGAATAATGGCCTTAGGGTGGGATGATCTTGGAGATTTGAATCAATATCAAACCAAAAAAGAGATTAATGATAAACTGGTAGAAGTATATGGTGGTAACGCTAATAAGCCACATGATTCCGCTGCCAATTTTGATTTTAAAAACACCATTAATATAGGAGATATCATTGTTGTAAAAAGAGGACGCAGTGTATTGCTTGGCTATGGAGAGGTAAAAAGCGAATATTCCTTTGATGATGAAAAAGATGATTATAAACATTGTCGTACAATAGAATGGAAAGGAAGAGGAGAATGGACTATTGATGAATGGCTAGCTCTGAAAACATTAACCCAAATCAGTGAAAACAACTACCAATCATTATTAAATAAAATGAGCACCAATATGATAATTAATTACAAAGATCAATATAAATCTTGGCTTGAAAAAGGCAATGAGAAAGAAACAGGAAAAGCAGTATCCTATATAAAAGCCATAGACATTTTATCTCAAAAAACGAATCAAGAAATTTTTGAAAACAATAATATAGAAGATTTATTGTCCTTGTACAAGGATACAATAGCAGAGCAAAAAAAACCAGAAGGTAAATACTATCATCCAGAAGCCCCATCCTATGGATTAAATGGTTATTATTCTGCTGCCATTGGAGAGTATGTAAAGTTTCATCAATCTCTACAAATAAAAAAAGAAGAAAGCCAACACCTAAATCTTTTAGAATACAAAAAGCAAATCATTCTACAAGGTCCTCCCGGAACTGGAAAAACCAGACAGGCAAAAGAATTAGCCACTCAGTTATTAAAACTTAAGAATGTTAAGGAATTGAAAGACCATCCGCAGTTTAAACTCATTCAATTTCATCCCAGCTATACGTATGAGGATTTTGTAAGAGGAATTGTAGCCAAACCAGATGAGGAAGGAAATGGTATTATCTATGAGGCTGAGAATAAAGTACTAGGAGACTTTATCAAAAAAGCATGTGATCATACTCAGCAAACAGGGATAGTTTCCAATTCAATATGGATGGAAGAAATGTTTGAAGATTTTAAAAATTCTATTGAAGAAGAATTGATTGCCAATGATTATAAAATAAAACTTACCAATAAGCTCTATCTAACCCATGTGGGTGAAAGTTCTTTCCACATCTCAAGTGATGGATGGAAGGGTGATCGTTTAAAATTTAGTGAAATAAAGAAGCTTTATAATTATCAGATTACAAGTAGAGATCAAACTAAACAACATGATGATCTTGCTAAGTCAGTATATCATAGGACAGCATATTATTTTCCGATCGTAGAAAAATTAAGAGCATTTTTAAAGGATAAACCTGCCCCTACTCCAGCTAATAATGAGCCATCATCTGATTCAACAGAAAATTATGTATTAGTAATTGACGAAATAAACCGTGCTAACCTATCTTCTGTTCTTGGAGAACTCATCTATGCCCTTGAATATAGAGGTAAGGCGGTGGAAAGTGTTTATGAGGTAGATGGTAAAAGAGATTTAATTCTCCCTCCCAATCTATATATCATTGGCACCATGAATACCGCAGACCGAAGTGTGGGACATATTGATTATGCTATAAGAAGACGTTTTGCTTTCGTCAATATCCTGCCTAAAGATTTGAACGGAGACCATAGCATCCATTTTAATAGTCCCGATTTTGAAAAAGTATCTCAATTATTCACAACAAAAAATGTAAGCAGTGAATTTGAAATTAACGACGTTCAACTAGGTCATAGTTATTTCATTGCTCCAAAAGAAGATCCGGAAAATCATCAGAAGAGAGATGAAATCTTTAGAATGAAAATGAATTACGAAGTAGTGCCTATTTTATTAGAATATGTAAAAGACGGAGTTCTTGTTGGGACTCATGAAAATCAAAATATTAAAGATTACATCAACACCCTGAAACTGAGCAATTAA
- a CDS encoding HNH endonuclease domain-containing protein, giving the protein MPALNFQDNDASLESQWRAIILFGKNSATYKFAFAKSLLELISLEKTTVSLQDVAPSYVQGILEHIKQNDKQGNSKSSLFLEACRNFNDQKIDYEHLLDITVKHGFNNVVDAFHAVNGSIVNDVFYHKDYNGSHKNLVITDSLLSLKESQQFINFDQEVDARWNLVETAWNLEMNPNLLEVRLDEELNLLFFENRIMKRKNISSARDSLNGYQKGKCFYSFQDISIKSGDENLCAIDHFFPHVHKIQLNDNGANVNGIWNLVLADKNINNDKRAKVPEIKYLERLYKRNEFYIASKHPLRETIINQSGKTQAERKRFLQKQYDLSVNLAIQKWTPNIELQPLF; this is encoded by the coding sequence ATGCCCGCCCTTAATTTTCAGGATAATGATGCGAGTCTGGAATCTCAATGGAGAGCAATTATCCTTTTTGGGAAAAACTCAGCAACCTATAAATTTGCCTTTGCAAAATCTTTATTAGAATTAATTTCATTAGAAAAAACAACAGTATCGCTTCAGGATGTTGCACCTTCGTATGTTCAAGGTATCCTGGAACACATTAAACAGAATGATAAGCAGGGAAATTCAAAATCAAGTCTATTCTTAGAAGCTTGTAGAAATTTTAATGATCAGAAGATAGATTACGAGCATCTATTAGATATCACCGTAAAACATGGTTTTAATAACGTTGTAGATGCTTTTCATGCGGTTAATGGAAGCATTGTTAATGATGTCTTTTACCATAAAGATTATAATGGAAGCCATAAGAATTTGGTGATTACAGACAGTCTTTTGTCTCTAAAGGAAAGCCAGCAGTTTATCAATTTTGATCAGGAAGTAGATGCCCGTTGGAATCTGGTTGAGACCGCATGGAACTTAGAAATGAATCCAAACCTTTTGGAGGTAAGGCTTGATGAGGAACTTAATCTTCTGTTTTTTGAAAACCGGATCATGAAACGAAAGAATATCTCTTCGGCCAGAGACTCATTGAATGGCTATCAGAAAGGAAAGTGTTTTTATTCTTTTCAGGATATATCCATCAAGAGTGGGGATGAAAACCTATGTGCTATAGACCATTTTTTTCCTCATGTTCATAAAATACAATTGAATGATAACGGAGCCAATGTAAACGGAATCTGGAATCTGGTTTTAGCAGATAAGAATATCAATAATGATAAAAGAGCAAAAGTTCCCGAAATAAAATACCTGGAAAGATTATATAAAAGAAACGAATTTTATATTGCCAGTAAACATCCTCTTCGTGAGACTATTATTAATCAAAGTGGGAAAACACAGGCGGAAAGGAAAAGGTTTTTGCAAAAGCAATATGATTTATCTGTAAATTTAGCCATTCAGAAATGGACACCCAATATTGAACTTCAACCTTTATTTTAA
- a CDS encoding TonB-dependent receptor, producing MKQVTILVAMLCSALMINAQQGAGQGKISGRVVDSNTGKSIDHASIGLLDQDNKEINGTTSNEKGEFSMDHIASGTYKVAVFYAGYKNKTTSDFQVIDNNVAVTVGDIQLTNGETAIEGVTIVGKKAVIENKVDKIVFNAANDVTSQNGAAIDVLRKVPQVTVDADGNVELQGNANIRFLINGKPSSIFGNSLADALASIPASQIKSIEVVSSPGAKYDAQGTGGIINIVLKDNKVRGINGSINATGGTLFETGSLNLNYKNNNFSMNAFFSGNAQLKAKTPFSQDRTSRDASSNTSTHLLQDGYTDFERHGYRTGLGFDWSLTKTSSLSGSVSFNSFSNKSTGLINQQQYITDYNTSAVSSIIGSRTSDNQSSVRSIDGSLSFRKTFAKEGQELTADYVFSYGSPKSSYFQTQSLSGAASPYNGISGSNPGTDNSHNISVDYVHPLNDNVTFEMGLKTVQQHITNATDVHVLNTSSGQYDADPLQSYHLNYDMGVYAAYFSSKLKVWNWLDVRAGLRYEYTTLKIDFPNTNIPSYGLLVPSFILSHKFDSGETVKLSYTRRLERPEYTELNPFLNFSDPHNITTGNPALKPEIGDNMELGYTKNFTNGGNISLSLVERINSQDLKQITTFYPTFTANGTEYTNVSVTARDNIGKEYNSGGIVSLSLPFFQNKMNLRSNIMVFHRYIVSHIYVGNLDMGMRYRANLNVNYQFPKNFVLEVFGNYNSAAKNIQGKNPQSITYTIAGRKEFWNKKANLGFTITNPFNKYIKQVTTVSTGDYDSYSVRELPYRSFGISFSYKFGKMDFKKEKDMSNEYLNGPGTGS from the coding sequence GTGAAACAAGTAACAATTTTAGTGGCTATGTTGTGTTCAGCGTTAATGATCAACGCACAACAGGGAGCAGGTCAGGGGAAAATAAGTGGGAGAGTTGTAGATTCCAACACAGGAAAATCAATAGATCATGCCAGTATTGGACTCTTAGATCAGGATAATAAAGAGATCAACGGGACGACTTCCAATGAGAAAGGGGAGTTTTCTATGGATCATATTGCCTCCGGAACCTATAAAGTGGCTGTTTTTTATGCAGGATATAAAAATAAAACAACCTCAGATTTCCAGGTGATTGATAATAATGTAGCGGTTACAGTTGGTGATATTCAATTAACAAACGGAGAAACAGCAATAGAAGGCGTAACCATCGTTGGTAAAAAAGCGGTGATTGAAAATAAGGTGGATAAAATTGTTTTCAATGCGGCTAATGATGTGACTTCTCAAAACGGAGCGGCTATTGATGTCCTTCGGAAAGTCCCTCAGGTGACGGTGGATGCAGATGGAAATGTAGAACTTCAGGGAAATGCTAATATCAGGTTTTTGATTAATGGAAAGCCATCCAGTATATTTGGAAACAGCCTGGCTGATGCATTGGCATCTATTCCTGCAAGTCAGATCAAAAGTATTGAGGTGGTTTCCAGTCCGGGAGCGAAATATGATGCGCAGGGGACCGGAGGAATTATCAATATTGTTCTGAAAGATAATAAAGTAAGGGGAATCAATGGAAGTATCAATGCTACGGGCGGAACTTTATTTGAAACAGGATCTCTGAATCTGAATTATAAGAATAATAACTTCAGCATGAATGCTTTCTTTAGCGGGAATGCTCAGTTAAAAGCCAAGACTCCTTTTTCACAGGACAGAACTTCTAGAGATGCTTCTTCCAATACCAGCACGCATTTATTACAGGATGGCTATACCGATTTTGAAAGACATGGCTACCGTACAGGTTTAGGCTTCGACTGGAGTCTTACGAAAACCAGCTCATTAAGCGGTTCCGTTTCTTTCAACAGTTTCTCCAATAAAAGTACCGGATTAATCAACCAGCAACAGTATATCACAGACTATAATACCTCTGCTGTTTCTTCAATCATCGGATCCAGAACTTCGGATAACCAATCTTCCGTTCGTTCTATAGACGGAAGTCTTAGTTTTAGGAAAACCTTTGCCAAAGAAGGGCAGGAGCTTACCGCAGATTATGTCTTCAGCTATGGTTCTCCAAAGAGCAGTTATTTTCAGACTCAAAGTTTATCAGGAGCAGCTTCTCCATACAACGGTATTTCAGGAAGTAATCCCGGAACAGATAACAGTCACAATATTTCAGTAGATTATGTGCATCCTCTGAATGATAATGTTACTTTCGAAATGGGGCTGAAAACGGTGCAGCAACATATTACCAATGCTACGGATGTTCATGTTCTGAATACTTCATCCGGCCAGTATGATGCAGATCCTTTGCAGTCGTATCATTTAAATTATGACATGGGAGTGTATGCTGCTTATTTTTCCTCCAAGCTTAAGGTTTGGAACTGGCTGGATGTAAGAGCAGGTTTGAGATATGAATACACCACTCTTAAAATAGATTTCCCGAACACGAATATTCCATCGTACGGTTTATTGGTTCCATCCTTTATTTTGTCCCACAAATTTGATAGTGGCGAAACAGTGAAGCTATCCTATACAAGAAGATTGGAACGTCCGGAATATACAGAACTGAATCCTTTCCTTAATTTCAGTGATCCACACAATATTACCACAGGAAATCCGGCTCTGAAGCCAGAAATTGGAGATAATATGGAATTAGGATACACGAAAAACTTTACGAATGGCGGGAATATCTCCTTATCCCTTGTGGAGCGAATCAACAGTCAGGATTTAAAACAGATTACGACCTTTTATCCAACATTTACAGCCAATGGAACGGAGTACACCAATGTATCGGTTACCGCAAGAGATAATATCGGCAAAGAATACAACTCCGGCGGAATTGTCTCTCTTTCCCTTCCGTTTTTCCAGAACAAAATGAATCTGAGAAGTAATATCATGGTATTTCACCGATATATTGTAAGTCATATCTACGTAGGCAACTTAGATATGGGAATGCGTTACCGGGCGAATCTGAACGTTAATTATCAGTTTCCCAAGAATTTTGTCCTGGAAGTTTTCGGAAACTACAACTCCGCTGCTAAAAATATCCAGGGAAAAAATCCACAATCCATTACCTATACCATTGCCGGAAGAAAGGAATTCTGGAACAAAAAGGCAAATCTGGGATTCACCATTACCAATCCGTTTAATAAGTACATCAAGCAGGTAACCACCGTAAGCACCGGGGATTACGACTCTTATTCTGTAAGAGAATTACCGTACCGTTCTTTCGGGATTAGTTTTAGCTATAAGTTCGGTAAGATGGACTTTAAAAAGGAGAAGGATATGAGTAATGAGTATTTGAATGGGCCGGGAACGGGGAGTTAA
- a CDS encoding 1-acyl-sn-glycerol-3-phosphate acyltransferase: protein MSKFDEIRYFHDQEVNERLQSVAHDPMMKALMNFTFPDVDEQVWLEQFKEVHSISDFQHQFVAYAVRQILAKSSEGLTTSGFDKLDKNTSYLYISNHRDIVLDTSLLNLVLLESGLIMTASAIGDNLVKRNFLNVLAKLNRNFLVQRGLSIRDQLKSSQTMSEYIDMLLHEENRSVWIAQREGRAKDGNDSTQQGVLKMLAMAAGDQSLIDYFKTLKIVPISISYEYDPTDSLKMPQLLAQHRDEAYIKGKNEDFTTILSGILGQKKRIHLHAGDVIDAELDDIAANIDNKNKQLQAIAKVIDDSIIRNYKLWPTKFIAYDLLHNTHTYASQYTEQEKQLFIRRLDMRIDPSDPVSKEYFLAMYANPLINKIKAEEN, encoded by the coding sequence ATGTCAAAGTTTGATGAAATCCGGTATTTTCATGATCAGGAAGTGAATGAAAGATTACAGAGCGTAGCCCATGATCCGATGATGAAAGCACTGATGAACTTTACTTTTCCCGATGTGGATGAGCAGGTTTGGCTGGAACAGTTTAAAGAGGTTCATTCTATAAGTGATTTTCAGCATCAGTTTGTAGCCTATGCTGTTCGTCAGATTCTTGCAAAGAGTTCTGAAGGGTTAACAACTTCGGGCTTTGATAAGCTTGATAAGAATACCTCCTACCTCTATATTTCGAATCACAGAGATATTGTATTGGATACTTCCCTGCTTAACCTTGTTTTGTTGGAAAGTGGTCTCATTATGACCGCTTCAGCCATTGGGGACAATCTTGTGAAAAGAAACTTCCTGAATGTACTCGCTAAACTAAACCGTAACTTTTTAGTTCAGAGAGGGCTTTCTATTCGTGATCAGCTTAAAAGTTCACAGACTATGTCTGAGTATATTGATATGCTATTACATGAAGAAAACCGCTCTGTATGGATTGCCCAGCGTGAAGGCCGTGCTAAAGACGGGAATGATTCTACTCAGCAGGGGGTTTTAAAGATGCTTGCGATGGCAGCTGGAGACCAATCTCTGATTGATTATTTTAAAACTTTAAAAATTGTTCCTATCTCTATTTCCTATGAGTATGACCCTACAGATTCTCTAAAAATGCCTCAATTGCTGGCACAACACAGGGATGAGGCATATATTAAAGGAAAAAATGAAGACTTTACCACGATACTCAGCGGAATTTTAGGACAAAAGAAAAGAATTCATCTGCATGCTGGTGACGTTATTGATGCAGAACTGGATGATATAGCGGCCAACATTGATAATAAAAACAAGCAGCTACAGGCCATTGCAAAGGTCATTGATGATTCTATTATCAGAAATTATAAATTGTGGCCCACAAAGTTTATCGCCTACGATCTGCTTCACAATACCCATACCTACGCTTCACAATATACCGAACAGGAAAAACAGTTGTTTATTAGAAGACTCGACATGCGTATTGATCCGTCTGATCCTGTTTCTAAAGAATATTTCCTGGCGATGTACGCCAATCCTCTGATCAATAAAATAAAGGCTGAAGAAAACTGA